A single window of Fervidicoccus fontis Kam940 DNA harbors:
- a CDS encoding signal peptidase I: MSYSNRKGFLSKYKSDMIFIIVLIILVISIRPALSEATGLSNPVAVVKGTSMLPLLKEGDIVFLIHKSPDQIKVGDIVVYERLGGGYIIHRVVAIENISGVVYYTTKGDNNPIDDSALGQFPSGLGITYDRIIGVVWSPDNRTFVIPYLGYVTIFIESIV, translated from the coding sequence ATGAGCTATTCGAATAGAAAAGGCTTTTTAAGCAAGTATAAAAGTGATATGATCTTTATAATAGTACTTATAATATTGGTAATTTCTATTAGACCTGCTTTATCAGAAGCAACTGGCCTCTCTAATCCAGTAGCAGTTGTTAAAGGAACTAGCATGCTACCATTGCTTAAGGAAGGAGATATCGTTTTTCTCATACATAAGTCACCTGATCAAATAAAAGTCGGGGATATAGTAGTTTATGAAAGGTTAGGTGGTGGATACATTATACATAGAGTTGTCGCTATTGAAAATATAAGCGGAGTAGTTTACTATACAACTAAGGGAGACAATAATCCAATCGATGACAGCGCTCTTGGGCAATTTCCCAGTGGTCTTGGAATAACATATGATAGAATTATAGGTGTAGTTTGGTCTCCCGACAATCGCACTTTTGTCATTCCATATTTAGGATATGTGACAATATTTATCGAAAGTATAGTTTAA
- a CDS encoding AAA-associated domain-containing protein encodes MNIEKEYVLPVSPKCISVDHVLGLVESLYSVGGMADVSYINDVTDVDIDVLPHAIDISERLGLISYNNGDLLLTDFGKKIAMTHHLEVRDLLKEKISTLQPIKDIIKKSRDSNNILTEDEVYQILSRYYGEEEIGKALKCISMWLFFFEIAYWDYEEGVLIVRNKIQ; translated from the coding sequence TTGAACATAGAAAAAGAGTACGTCCTGCCTGTTTCTCCTAAATGCATCAGTGTAGATCATGTTCTAGGGCTTGTAGAATCTCTTTATAGCGTCGGGGGCATGGCAGACGTATCATACATTAATGATGTGACAGATGTAGACATAGATGTTCTACCCCATGCAATAGATATTTCTGAAAGACTAGGTCTTATTTCTTATAACAATGGAGATTTATTATTAACAGACTTTGGCAAAAAAATAGCAATGACTCATCATTTAGAAGTTAGAGATTTATTGAAAGAAAAAATCTCAACGCTTCAGCCGATAAAAGATATAATAAAAAAATCAAGAGATAGCAACAATATATTAACAGAAGATGAAGTTTATCAGATCCTGTCTAGATACTATGGAGAGGAGGAAATCGGTAAAGCTTTAAAGTGCATAAGCATGTGGCTTTTCTTTTTTGAGATCGCTTATTGGGACTACGAAGAAGGAGTTTTGATCGTTAGAAATAAAATTCAGTAA
- a CDS encoding 6-hydroxymethylpterin diphosphokinase MptE-like protein, which produces MLDYPRISLEEIYSSVEGKKVIVIAGSKCYEDYINCKNPNEAIIFVADKGIKCLSRNDIKPTAIITDLDGINDNILFHPKYKNSYFFIHAHGDNQELIKKYLPSIMKQKIKIIGTTQTKPFYPLFNFGGFTDGDRTVFTALFFKAKEIEIYGIGEEYFNIDVFYNLNKLDIKAKKFLAGYLIINWLKCKWKYRISIPYENDEKCLEIYPWEE; this is translated from the coding sequence TTGTTAGATTATCCGAGGATTTCGCTCGAGGAGATATATTCTTCGGTAGAAGGAAAAAAAGTTATAGTCATTGCGGGCTCGAAATGCTACGAGGATTATATAAATTGTAAAAACCCAAATGAAGCTATTATTTTTGTAGCGGATAAAGGGATTAAATGCTTGTCAAGAAATGATATAAAACCGACCGCAATTATAACAGATTTAGATGGCATTAATGATAACATTTTATTTCACCCTAAATACAAAAATTCCTATTTTTTTATTCATGCACATGGCGATAATCAGGAATTAATAAAAAAATATTTACCTTCTATTATGAAGCAAAAAATTAAAATAATAGGTACTACACAAACTAAACCTTTTTATCCTTTATTCAATTTTGGGGGATTTACTGATGGTGATAGAACGGTTTTTACCGCATTATTTTTTAAAGCGAAAGAGATAGAAATCTATGGAATAGGTGAAGAATATTTCAATATCGATGTGTTCTATAATCTTAATAAATTGGATATAAAAGCAAAAAAGTTCCTTGCGGGCTACTTAATTATAAATTGGTTGAAGTGTAAGTGGAAATATAGAATAAGCATTCCGTATGAGAATGATGAAAAATGTCTGGAAATATATCCTTGGGAAGAGTAA
- a CDS encoding 6-pyruvoyl trahydropterin synthase family protein, protein MSGNISLGRVNKIQVGVENISFDASHYTKSSDGKCENLHGHTFILSVEYEGNFNQESGMVFDFIELKKIIKDVIKDYDHKLILPAKDKENTRIEGEFSLSVKYLDYPAATTEYIALSIFHDIAEKLKGRIKIKLYEGMNNYVVIEGESA, encoded by the coding sequence ATGTCTGGAAATATATCCTTGGGAAGAGTAAATAAAATTCAAGTTGGCGTCGAGAATATTTCCTTTGATGCATCTCACTATACTAAAAGTTCTGATGGAAAATGCGAAAACCTTCACGGCCATACTTTTATTCTATCAGTAGAATATGAAGGAAATTTTAATCAGGAAAGCGGCATGGTCTTTGATTTTATAGAACTCAAAAAAATCATAAAAGATGTTATTAAAGATTATGATCATAAGCTAATTCTTCCAGCAAAAGATAAAGAGAATACTAGAATTGAAGGGGAATTTTCCTTATCTGTTAAGTACTTAGATTATCCGGCAGCAACAACAGAATATATTGCCCTTTCTATTTTTCATGATATTGCCGAAAAGTTAAAAGGAAGAATTAAAATTAAGCTATATGAAGGAATGAATAATTATGTAGTTATAGAGGGAGAAAGTGCTTGA
- a CDS encoding ArsR/SmtB family transcription factor: protein MQSQSSIEEGKNIKKPQKAGIFEENGVLYVNGDEYIIRVTSALANSTRLFILKYIKEHESDVGEIADLIKQSKANASAQIKKLEEAGLIRTTYKPGQRGVKKITVSNVKQIVINLE, encoded by the coding sequence ATGCAATCTCAAAGTAGTATCGAAGAAGGAAAAAATATTAAAAAACCGCAAAAAGCAGGAATTTTTGAAGAAAATGGAGTACTATATGTAAATGGAGATGAGTATATAATTAGAGTTACCTCAGCTTTGGCCAACAGCACAAGACTTTTCATCCTAAAATACATTAAAGAGCATGAATCAGATGTCGGTGAAATAGCTGATCTAATTAAACAAAGTAAAGCTAATGCAAGTGCGCAAATAAAGAAATTAGAAGAAGCAGGACTAATAAGAACGACTTACAAGCCAGGACAAAGAGGAGTTAAAAAAATTACTGTTAGCAATGTTAAACAAATAGTGATAAACCTGGAGTAA
- a CDS encoding TATA-box-binding protein, which yields MKKTNSISKPVVQIENIVATVTLDQQLDLHEIERKVPRVEYNPDQFPGLVFRLDRPKITALIFKSGKMVVTGSKSTQELITAVKRIIKTFYNHGIKITGRPKIQIQNIVASANLNVDVNLEDAAYKLENNMYEPEQFPGLIHRMTDPYVVLLIFSSGKMVITGAKREEEVSKAVENIYKTLKELDCLVTKSEDEQEEEFF from the coding sequence ATGAAAAAAACAAATTCGATATCAAAACCTGTAGTACAAATAGAAAATATTGTAGCAACTGTTACACTTGATCAGCAACTGGATCTGCATGAAATAGAAAGAAAAGTTCCCAGAGTAGAATATAATCCTGATCAGTTCCCTGGGCTTGTTTTCAGGCTAGATAGACCAAAAATAACTGCACTAATTTTCAAATCAGGAAAAATGGTTGTAACAGGTTCAAAAAGTACCCAAGAATTGATAACTGCAGTTAAGAGAATTATAAAAACATTTTATAATCATGGGATAAAAATTACAGGAAGACCTAAAATACAGATACAAAACATCGTTGCTTCTGCCAATCTTAATGTAGATGTTAATTTAGAAGATGCAGCATATAAATTAGAAAATAACATGTATGAGCCAGAGCAGTTCCCTGGACTAATTCATAGAATGACCGACCCATATGTGGTATTACTGATATTTAGCAGTGGTAAAATGGTAATTACTGGTGCTAAAAGGGAGGAAGAAGTTTCAAAAGCAGTCGAAAACATATATAAGACTTTAAAAGAATTAGATTGCCTCGTAACGAAAAGCGAAGATGAGCAAGAAGAAGAATTTTTTTGA
- the gcvPA gene encoding aminomethyl-transferring glycine dehydrogenase subunit GcvPA, translating to MKYHPWIPNDNEELLNIMLKTIGINNWDELFTSIPEEIKLKKKLKIGAERPLNTIELEKHMKEVVRAQNIVDLERVFSGGPVAPHFVPQVTTYLINRGEFLTAYTPYQAEISQGLLKALYEYQSLMAILYDIEIVNAGMYDGGTALAEASLLSIRIKKNKKIAISSTLFEEYKSVIKTYLYGQNATLIEYDFDKDTGEITGETIEKIKNEKPSGVIIDYPSNFGPIRKSTKELIEEVHKYGSLAITFSDPSSLPILTPPGELGSDIIVGEGQSLGLPMSGGGSLLGILGIKNDKELLRNLPGRLIGETVDADGKKGYMMILQTREQHIRREKATSNITTATTLNAIAVAINVLLYGEKGLKTRAEKILENTKMLKQALEKNGIEASYKKALHFKNISYKIDDPFTEGREIIEKYKIIPFTPYQNYAISSATEVHNNEDISLFSEAIGGVLRK from the coding sequence ATGAAATACCATCCATGGATACCTAATGATAATGAAGAATTATTAAATATAATGTTAAAAACAATAGGCATTAATAACTGGGATGAACTTTTTACAAGCATTCCTGAAGAAATAAAGTTGAAGAAAAAACTGAAAATTGGTGCAGAACGTCCCCTTAATACAATAGAGCTAGAAAAACATATGAAAGAAGTTGTAAGGGCACAAAATATAGTAGATTTAGAAAGAGTTTTTTCTGGAGGACCCGTTGCACCTCACTTTGTTCCACAAGTGACTACTTATCTAATAAATAGAGGAGAATTTTTAACTGCTTATACTCCATATCAGGCAGAAATTTCACAGGGTTTGCTAAAAGCCTTATATGAATACCAGAGTCTAATGGCAATACTTTATGACATTGAAATAGTTAATGCTGGTATGTATGATGGAGGAACCGCGCTTGCAGAAGCCTCGCTATTATCTATAAGAATTAAGAAAAATAAAAAAATTGCGATTTCTTCTACGCTTTTCGAGGAGTATAAATCTGTAATTAAAACATATTTATATGGTCAAAATGCAACCTTAATTGAATATGATTTTGATAAAGATACCGGAGAGATAACGGGAGAAACTATTGAAAAAATTAAAAATGAAAAACCTTCTGGAGTAATAATAGATTATCCATCAAATTTTGGTCCAATAAGAAAATCGACAAAAGAACTTATCGAAGAAGTCCATAAATATGGATCGCTTGCAATAACATTTTCTGACCCTTCATCTCTACCTATATTAACGCCACCCGGAGAGCTAGGTTCAGACATTATTGTAGGAGAAGGACAAAGCTTGGGACTTCCGATGTCTGGAGGAGGAAGTCTTTTAGGTATATTGGGCATAAAAAATGATAAGGAACTTTTAAGAAATCTTCCAGGTAGGCTTATAGGGGAAACTGTTGATGCGGATGGAAAGAAAGGATATATGATGATACTTCAAACAAGAGAACAGCATATAAGAAGAGAGAAGGCAACATCTAATATAACAACAGCCACTACTTTGAATGCAATTGCAGTAGCTATTAATGTTTTACTATATGGAGAAAAAGGCCTAAAAACCAGAGCTGAAAAAATCCTTGAAAACACCAAAATGCTTAAGCAAGCACTAGAAAAAAATGGAATTGAAGCAAGTTATAAAAAGGCCCTTCATTTTAAGAATATTAGCTATAAAATTGACGATCCTTTCACAGAAGGAAGAGAGATTATTGAAAAATATAAAATAATACCCTTTACACCATATCAAAATTATGCGATTTCTTCTGCTACTGAAGTGCATAATAATGAGGATATTTCACTTTTTAGTGAAGCCATAGGAGGTGTGTTGAGAAAATGA
- a CDS encoding GTP cyclohydrolase I FolE2, giving the protein MTKFSPDIHENPPEYKIAINKAGIEGLKKKIKIKIGNSCSEKLCTINLYIDLDKELRGVHLSRLVNSLNQELNSNECFKLNDLLEKTAKRVLNTHFSSSRSEIHVSFEDIIEDTRFVLHASYVREKNGSQEGKVSIELNGITSCPCAKEVFKFYENTEYEKTPTHMQRAELHITLNSKYNLDLLYNEYLLKAISVGKSSFSDILKETLNRDEEYEFIKKTINNPMFAEDVCRKAYFYLKKELPSDIGLKIKVISYESIHPYNVIAEVSDLEEHRY; this is encoded by the coding sequence TTGACGAAGTTCTCTCCTGACATTCATGAGAATCCACCCGAATATAAAATTGCAATTAATAAAGCAGGAATCGAAGGTTTAAAGAAAAAAATAAAAATTAAGATCGGAAACTCATGTAGCGAAAAACTGTGTACAATCAACTTATATATAGATCTTGACAAAGAATTAAGAGGGGTTCATCTATCAAGATTAGTAAATTCTTTAAATCAAGAGCTAAACAGTAATGAATGTTTTAAATTAAATGATCTTCTGGAAAAGACAGCTAAAAGAGTTTTAAACACGCATTTTTCTTCAAGCCGTTCAGAAATACATGTATCGTTTGAAGACATTATTGAAGATACGCGGTTTGTACTGCATGCGAGTTATGTAAGAGAAAAAAATGGTTCACAAGAAGGAAAAGTTTCTATTGAATTAAATGGAATCACGTCGTGTCCATGTGCAAAGGAAGTGTTTAAATTCTATGAAAACACGGAATATGAAAAAACTCCTACTCATATGCAGAGGGCTGAATTGCACATCACCTTAAATTCAAAATATAACCTAGATCTGTTGTACAATGAATACTTACTGAAGGCTATAAGTGTCGGAAAAAGCTCATTTTCCGACATTTTAAAAGAAACACTTAACAGAGATGAAGAATATGAATTCATAAAGAAAACTATTAATAATCCTATGTTTGCAGAAGATGTGTGCAGAAAAGCTTATTTTTATCTTAAAAAGGAGCTACCAAGTGACATTGGGCTTAAGATTAAAGTCATTAGTTATGAGTCAATACATCCATACAATGTAATAGCAGAGGTTAGTGACCTTGAAGAGCATAGGTATTGA
- a CDS encoding AAA family ATPase yields the protein MAFPYLQEMATRYARAAVAADKDGDYETAINNYRKAIEILTKIVRMYPDSPLISTYLEMIKSYEKRIQQLQSNTEAIESNTASKSNEKDSFINDIVLTQKPNVKFSDIADLKEAKQAIVEAIVYPVKRPDLFPLGWPRGILLFGPPGCGKTMLAAAVANEVNGYFLYVDAASIMSKWLGEAEKNVSKIFKYARQKSEEGSPAIIFIDEIDALLGTFSGEVGGEVRVRNQFLKEMDGIQDKDKKIHVYVIGATNKPWQLDEAFVRRFNKRILIPLPDLESRRQLFALYTKGLNLSSDVDLDRLAQLTEGYSASDIRDIIQATHTLVIREFFEQKNGEGEPRSITMEDFLNILKERKPSVDPLFVKRYDAWFEKFKAL from the coding sequence ATGGCTTTCCCTTATTTACAAGAAATGGCAACTAGATATGCAAGAGCAGCAGTAGCAGCTGATAAAGACGGAGATTATGAGACGGCCATAAACAATTATAGAAAGGCTATCGAAATTTTGACAAAAATTGTTAGAATGTATCCTGACAGTCCTTTGATAAGTACTTATTTAGAAATGATTAAAAGCTACGAAAAGAGGATCCAGCAACTGCAAAGCAATACCGAAGCAATAGAATCTAATACTGCGAGTAAATCTAACGAAAAAGATAGCTTTATAAATGATATCGTTCTGACTCAAAAGCCTAATGTAAAGTTTAGTGATATTGCTGACCTTAAAGAGGCCAAACAGGCAATTGTTGAGGCTATAGTATATCCGGTGAAAAGACCAGATCTCTTTCCCTTAGGATGGCCAAGAGGTATACTACTCTTCGGTCCTCCTGGGTGCGGAAAGACTATGCTTGCGGCAGCTGTTGCCAATGAAGTCAACGGGTATTTCTTATATGTTGATGCGGCGAGTATAATGTCCAAATGGTTAGGAGAAGCTGAGAAAAACGTCTCAAAAATTTTCAAATATGCAAGACAAAAGAGCGAAGAAGGTAGTCCTGCAATAATCTTCATAGATGAAATAGACGCACTGTTGGGTACGTTTAGCGGAGAAGTTGGAGGAGAAGTAAGGGTAAGAAATCAGTTCCTCAAAGAAATGGATGGGATTCAAGATAAAGATAAAAAAATACATGTGTATGTAATCGGTGCAACAAATAAACCGTGGCAATTAGATGAGGCATTTGTGAGAAGGTTCAATAAAAGAATATTGATACCTCTTCCAGATCTGGAATCAAGGAGACAGTTGTTTGCTTTGTATACGAAAGGTTTGAATTTATCTTCAGATGTAGATTTGGATAGACTCGCTCAATTAACTGAAGGATATTCAGCAAGTGATATAAGGGATATAATTCAGGCTACACATACGCTAGTTATTAGAGAATTCTTTGAACAGAAAAATGGAGAAGGTGAGCCAAGGTCGATAACCATGGAAGATTTTCTCAATATACTAAAGGAGAGAAAGCCTAGCGTGGATCCTTTGTTTGTAAAGAGATATGATGCATGGTTTGAAAAGTTTAAAGCTCTTTAA
- the gcvPB gene encoding aminomethyl-transferring glycine dehydrogenase subunit GcvPB, whose product MSEIEVVRHYTRFTEESYGVDNGPVPLGSCTMKYNPRIATNYVNSEYLANIHPSLLKFETAQNILKLMYQLQEWLKEITGMDACTLQPPAGASGELTGVLIIKKYFQERGDTQRDEMLIPDSAHGSNPASSSMGGFKSVRIPSDEHGLVNLEALRASVSNKTAGLMLTNPNTLGLFEKNITEVTKILHENEAIVHYDGANLNGIIGIARPGDMGFDIVHLNLHKTFSAPHGGGGPGAGAVCVKKYLEDYLPGYIVSKDDNGRYFLKKMSKSIGDVYSTYGNLPGMIYAYIFILSYGSDIYKVAKYSTLNTNFFISLLKGVKGITLPYDEKTPRLHETVLSFKKLAEETGVTVEDVAKYLLDNGFYAPTIYFPLIVDEAFMIEFTETESYENIVKYAEVVKKAIEIAYTNPSELKQAPINTSVRRLDAVKANHPSTLKPSVKFGRK is encoded by the coding sequence ATGAGTGAAATAGAGGTAGTAAGGCATTATACAAGGTTCACAGAAGAATCTTACGGCGTAGATAATGGTCCTGTTCCTCTTGGATCCTGCACGATGAAGTACAATCCTAGAATTGCAACGAATTATGTAAATAGCGAATATTTAGCAAACATTCACCCATCTCTATTAAAGTTTGAAACAGCACAAAACATATTGAAATTAATGTATCAGCTTCAAGAATGGCTAAAAGAAATAACAGGAATGGATGCCTGCACTCTTCAGCCACCTGCAGGGGCTTCAGGAGAGCTCACTGGAGTCTTGATAATTAAAAAATACTTCCAAGAAAGAGGAGATACTCAAAGAGATGAGATGCTAATTCCAGACAGCGCCCACGGTTCAAATCCCGCAAGTAGTAGCATGGGTGGTTTTAAATCTGTAAGAATCCCAAGTGACGAACATGGGCTTGTCAATTTAGAAGCTCTAAGAGCTTCTGTAAGTAATAAAACAGCAGGCCTGATGCTGACTAATCCAAACACTCTTGGTCTTTTTGAGAAGAATATTACAGAAGTAACAAAAATTCTTCATGAGAATGAAGCGATAGTTCACTACGATGGTGCCAATCTGAATGGAATAATAGGAATTGCTAGGCCTGGAGATATGGGATTCGATATCGTACATTTAAATCTTCATAAAACATTTTCAGCTCCTCACGGAGGAGGAGGACCAGGCGCTGGAGCTGTATGCGTTAAAAAGTATCTAGAAGATTATTTGCCTGGATATATTGTTAGTAAAGACGACAATGGTAGGTATTTCCTCAAGAAAATGAGCAAGTCTATAGGAGATGTATACTCAACGTATGGAAACCTTCCGGGCATGATATATGCGTATATATTTATACTTTCCTATGGAAGCGACATTTACAAAGTGGCGAAATATTCGACACTTAATACTAATTTTTTCATTTCTTTATTAAAAGGAGTAAAGGGAATAACGCTACCTTACGATGAAAAAACTCCAAGGCTTCATGAAACTGTGCTAAGCTTCAAAAAGTTAGCTGAAGAGACTGGAGTGACGGTTGAAGATGTAGCCAAATACCTCCTTGATAACGGCTTTTATGCACCAACGATTTACTTCCCATTAATAGTGGATGAAGCTTTTATGATAGAATTTACAGAAACCGAAAGCTATGAAAATATAGTAAAATATGCTGAAGTTGTAAAGAAAGCCATTGAAATAGCGTATACAAATCCAAGTGAATTGAAGCAGGCACCAATTAATACAAGTGTAAGAAGGTTAGATGCAGTTAAGGCAAACCATCCATCAACTCTCAAGCCATCTGTAAAGTTTGGGAGGAAGTAA
- a CDS encoding DUF1464 family protein yields the protein MKSIGIDPGTKSFDIVVMDEEKIIEEKSIPTEIIASNPDILIDEILKIKDFDVIIAPSGYGSPFVCNENIKDIRLFASEILLLSKYKELLNLKDEGSMVYKALYKTSVKLWKNKINACYIPSVKLLNSVELKFKINTIDCGTADKLASAFYVINYLRDRESFDIDKINFTMLEIGYGYNALIKVRRGRIVGGIGGTKLGIGHLTIGPIDAEITAYKRRWKRNDIFYGGLKDYCKTSSLDDALKSTEPICRAAVEQMFDSIFEKILILNEDTKDILIVTGRYSSSNELKEKLSSNLSKKFERIIFHPKYFENSFVKESALGQAMIGLGFMGSKYKETFDVLGIKESKGTVLDYIMHPKILELRERLLQIYEKALVNR from the coding sequence TTGAAGAGCATAGGTATTGATCCTGGAACAAAAAGCTTTGACATAGTAGTTATGGATGAAGAAAAAATAATCGAAGAGAAAAGCATTCCCACAGAAATCATCGCATCAAATCCTGATATTCTAATAGATGAAATTTTAAAAATAAAAGATTTTGACGTTATAATTGCCCCCTCAGGGTATGGATCTCCATTTGTATGTAACGAAAATATAAAAGATATAAGGTTATTTGCATCCGAAATCCTTCTTCTTTCTAAATATAAAGAATTATTGAATTTAAAAGATGAGGGAAGTATGGTCTATAAGGCTCTTTACAAGACTTCAGTAAAGCTTTGGAAGAATAAAATAAATGCATGTTATATCCCATCGGTAAAACTTTTAAATAGCGTTGAATTAAAATTTAAGATTAATACAATTGATTGCGGAACTGCTGATAAGCTAGCTTCAGCTTTTTATGTTATTAACTACCTTCGTGATCGAGAAAGCTTCGATATAGATAAAATTAACTTCACTATGCTAGAAATAGGGTATGGGTATAATGCTTTAATTAAAGTAAGGCGTGGAAGAATAGTTGGTGGCATAGGAGGCACTAAGTTAGGAATTGGTCACTTAACTATAGGTCCGATTGATGCTGAAATAACTGCATATAAAAGGCGGTGGAAAAGAAATGATATATTTTATGGAGGTCTAAAAGATTATTGTAAAACTTCTTCTCTTGATGATGCTTTGAAATCAACTGAACCTATTTGTAGGGCTGCTGTTGAGCAAATGTTTGATTCTATTTTTGAGAAAATTTTAATATTAAACGAAGATACTAAGGACATATTGATTGTAACTGGAAGATATTCTAGCTCAAACGAATTAAAAGAAAAATTGTCTAGTAATCTTTCGAAAAAATTCGAGCGTATCATATTCCATCCAAAATATTTTGAAAATTCTTTTGTAAAAGAATCTGCATTAGGTCAAGCAATGATAGGTCTCGGTTTTATGGGAAGCAAATACAAGGAAACTTTTGATGTTTTAGGTATAAAAGAAAGTAAAGGTACAGTTCTCGATTACATTATGCATCCAAAAATCCTTGAGCTAAGAGAAAGACTTCTTCAAATTTATGAAAAAGCTTTAGTTAATAGATGA
- a CDS encoding CTP synthase gives MNKYVFVTGGVMSGIGKGITTASLAMLLKKMGYTVTIVKIDPYLNKDAGTMNPYMHGEVFVTDDGGETDLDLGHYERFLGINLSKENNITTGKIYGSVIEKERKGVFLGQTVQIIPHITNEIKDQLKDISKKYSSDVTFVEIGGTVGDIESLPFLEAARQMSIDLGKENVVYIHIAYIPLLPNTGELKTKPLQHSVNELRRIGIQPDMIFGRSTVPINEEIKSKISLFTNVPMNGVISTHDVDIIYEVPIMLKKEGADKYIVQKLGLNYREYSLDDWEDFLERLKNPSKSVKIAMIGKYTKLHDSYLSIKEAIIHASAFYRIKPELIWIESTDIEEDKINLEEELNGINGGIILPGFGKRGVEGKIRAIKMLRENNIPLLGICFGMQLSVVEFARNVVGLEGAHSTEINPQTPYPVVSLLEEQMNVKYLGGTMRLGSYAIKLVKNTKVYDMYKQEIVYERHRHRYEINPKYIDKLIENGLTISGYSLEGNRVEFIEYNSNRFFVGTQSHPEYKSRPLTPSPVYLSFIKSLF, from the coding sequence TTGAACAAGTATGTTTTTGTTACAGGTGGAGTAATGTCCGGTATAGGAAAGGGTATTACGACTGCAAGTTTAGCTATGTTGCTAAAAAAAATGGGATACACTGTAACGATTGTAAAAATTGATCCTTATTTAAATAAAGACGCTGGAACAATGAATCCATATATGCATGGCGAAGTTTTTGTTACTGATGATGGTGGAGAAACAGATTTAGACCTAGGCCACTACGAGCGATTTTTAGGCATAAATCTAAGTAAAGAAAATAACATAACAACTGGAAAAATATACGGTTCTGTAATTGAGAAAGAAAGAAAGGGGGTTTTTCTCGGTCAAACTGTGCAGATAATACCTCATATAACAAATGAAATAAAAGATCAACTAAAAGATATTAGCAAAAAATATTCAAGTGATGTTACATTTGTAGAAATAGGAGGAACAGTGGGCGATATCGAAAGTCTTCCCTTCTTAGAAGCAGCTAGGCAGATGTCTATTGACCTTGGAAAGGAAAATGTAGTTTATATCCATATTGCGTATATTCCCTTGCTTCCAAACACTGGTGAATTAAAAACGAAACCGCTTCAACATAGCGTTAATGAACTAAGGAGAATAGGTATCCAGCCAGATATGATATTTGGAAGAAGCACGGTTCCCATAAATGAAGAAATTAAATCGAAAATTTCTCTATTTACAAACGTTCCAATGAATGGCGTTATTAGTACCCATGATGTTGATATTATATATGAAGTACCAATAATGTTGAAAAAAGAAGGTGCAGATAAGTATATTGTTCAAAAGCTAGGATTGAACTATAGAGAATACTCATTAGATGATTGGGAAGATTTCTTAGAGAGGCTGAAAAATCCATCAAAAAGCGTGAAAATTGCAATGATAGGAAAGTATACGAAACTCCATGACAGTTATTTGAGCATAAAAGAAGCAATAATTCATGCTAGTGCATTTTACAGAATAAAACCTGAGCTTATCTGGATAGAATCAACGGATATCGAAGAAGACAAGATAAATTTAGAAGAAGAATTGAATGGAATTAATGGAGGAATTATATTGCCAGGTTTTGGGAAGAGAGGGGTAGAGGGAAAAATTAGGGCTATAAAAATGTTAAGAGAAAACAATATCCCACTTTTGGGAATTTGTTTCGGAATGCAGCTTTCTGTTGTCGAATTTGCAAGAAATGTTGTTGGATTAGAAGGGGCTCACAGTACAGAAATAAATCCGCAAACTCCTTATCCGGTTGTTTCTTTATTGGAAGAACAAATGAACGTAAAATATTTAGGAGGAACTATGCGGTTGGGAAGCTATGCAATAAAGCTAGTGAAAAACACCAAAGTATATGATATGTATAAGCAGGAAATAGTATATGAAAGGCATAGGCATAGATATGAAATAAATCCAAAGTATATTGACAAATTAATTGAAAACGGTTTAACAATCTCGGGCTACAGCTTAGAAGGAAACAGAGTAGAGTTTATCGAATATAACAGCAATAGGTTCTTCGTTGGAACTCAGTCCCATCCCGAATATAAAAGTAGACCGCTCACGCCTTCGCCAGTTTATTTATCATTCATAAAATCTCTTTTTTAA